In Salmo salar chromosome ssa03, Ssal_v3.1, whole genome shotgun sequence, a single genomic region encodes these proteins:
- the LOC106601861 gene encoding nuclear GTPase SLIP-GC isoform X2 — MDDYVKRKLQEWVLSEYIDNFKGQQISETNFKLLLGEEKAQETLIPPWGPRLLFKKKLGELCNNEIEPSTSKMLSPCATSTPGKRNTDEANPPIAKRHCGTSLGRADDMTKGKQIMKRVRGKLQSKPADQQSSLKFKEFLSHKIKVLETDKKEVVGVFGKTGAGKSYLINSILDQGNLLPSGDVSACTSVMIQVEANMTRDGKYTAEIEFITQEEWEEELQSILAERKSEEGNDDEKEDSDGDTDEYDDADKIYALYREDGNEASVNNLMDSRHFKSIPEFLSGKKKEFKTSQAEELSRELWCYLRSDIPSNEQQYWPLVKSVTIKIPNVKDLLEHIVLIDLPGNGDCNKSRDEMWKSVVGRCTTVWIVSEINRPVSEKEAWEILDRSVSYLGHGGQCRSISFICTKTDNICVDDDMNKERDSILSRNKVAKKKVEEKFNKQPKIKVNYSAIISCLEKNPYLFYLCSYFQSPTFQEHFNIDKDFFQVFTVSSKEYRKNSVLQPEDTEIPKLQEFLRNLNDRRTKTSDYVSGAYGILSLIQGAKSSDMTDRKKEVCQVLENNLKEGLETIGQSMDEAYEAFERCLSEGVRQSVETCEKIAKDKVIEPGRNGRGYHKVLKSLCKNNGVYKPIRKKGKKRQMEINLNDSLASCMRDLSNETFKKYFPNQGKGSSINDLIDNFTLDTNSLVEEHPEVSLHLTFLKTEETKLKAKLKRDIRERKKEIYNILPKSISDTMRPCYERAAQYTGTDSLESMRKELRNHLKTFKEEMFHKAKKEMLDLLKEMKKHIVEELEHELQESMSQSLKTPDNLLVPGKGNKPLWYITTIYRIINHVVWVLDADWLKKHFNSVYIRLQV; from the exons ATGGACGACTATGTGAAAAGGAAGTTACAAGAATGGGTACTCAGTGAGTACATTGACAACTTTAAAG GTCAACAAATTTCAGAAACAAATTTCAAGCTCCTACTTGGTGAAGAAAAAGCTCAGGAGACCTTGATTCCACCTTGGGGACCAAGGCTTCTATTCAAAAAGAAACTTGGAGAATTATGTAACAACGAG ATTGAGCCCTCAACCAGTAAGATGCTCTCTCCCTGTGCTACCTCTACTCCAG GCAAAAGGAATACAGATGAGGCTAATCCACCAATAGCCAAACGGCATTGTGGCACTTCATTGGGAAGAGCAG ATGacatgacaaagggaaaacagatCATGAAACGGGTCAGAGGCAAACTCCAAAGCAAACCTGCCGATCAGCAAAGTTCATTGAAGTTCAAAGAATTCCTTAG CCATAAAATCAAAGTGTTGGAGACTGACAAAAAAGAGGTAGTGGGTGTATTTGGGAAGACTGGGGCTGGTAAAAGCTATTTGATTAACAGCATCTTGGATCAGGGAAATTTACTGCCCTCTGGAGATGTCAGTGCATGCACCTCAGTCATGATTCAGGTGGAGGCTAACATGACCAGGGACGGAAAATACACTGCAGAGATTGAGTTCATTACGCAAGAG GAATGGGAAGAGGAGCTTCAGTCCATCTTAGCAGAGAGAAAATCAGAAGAGGGAAATGATGACGAGAAGGAGGACAGTGATGGCGACACAGATGAATATGATGATGCTGATAAGATCTATGCATTGTACAGAGAAGATGGAAATGAGGCATCTGTGAACAATCTGATGGACAGCAGGCACTTTAAATCAATTCCAGAGTTTCTCTCAGGAAAAAAGAAAGAATTTAAAACATCTCAG GCAGAAGAACTCTCTAGAGAACTTTGGTGCTACTTACGGAGTGACATACCGAGTAACGAACAACAATATTGGCCGCTTGTGAAGTCTGTGACCATCAAGATACCAAATGTCAAAGACCTTCTGGAGCACATTGTGCTGATTGATCTTCCAGGCAATGGAGACTGCAACAAGAGTAGAGATGAGATGTGGAAATCG GTTGTTGGAAGATGCACCACCGTGTGGATTGTGAGTGAAATTAATCGACCAGTGTCAGAGAAGGAAGCTTGGGAGATCTTAGACAGAAGTGTCAGCTACTTGGGACACGGTGGACAATGTCGAAGCATCAGTTTCATCTGCACAAAAACAGACAACATCTGTGTGGATGATGACAT GAACAAAGAACGTGACAGTATATTGAGCAGAAATAAGGTTGCCAAGAAAAAGGTGGAAGAGAAATTCAACAAGCAACCAAAAATCAAGGTAAATTACAGTGCCATTATTTCATGCCTAGAAAAAAAtccttatttattttatttatgctcTTACTTTCAATCACCAACCTTTCAGGAACATTTCAACATTGACAAGGACTTTTTCCAAGTGTTTACTGTGAGTTCCAAGGAATACCGGAAGAACAGTGTTTTACAGCCAGAAGACACAG AAATACCCAAACTTCAGGAATTTCTTAGAAATCTCAATGATCGTCGCACAAAGACTTCAGATTATGTTTCTGGAGCCTATgggatactctctctgatacaagGAGCCAAAAGCAGCGACATG acagacagaaaaaaagAGGTGTGCCAGGTTCTGGAAAATAACCTGAAAGAGGGGCTCGAAACCATTGGTCAATCTATGGATGAGGCTTATGAAGCTTTTGAACGATGCCTCTCAGAAGGAGTTCGACAGTCAGTAGAAACATGTGAGAAAATTGCCAAGGATAAAGTGATAGAACCA GGAAGAAATGGCAGAGGGTATCATAAGGTATTGAAGTCCTTATGCAAGAATAACGGAGTTTACAAACCAATCAGAAAAAAGGGAAAGAAAAGGCAAATGGAAATAAACCTTAATGACAGTTTGGCCTCATGTATGAGAGATCTCAGCAATGAAACGTTCAAGAAATATTTCCC AAATCAAGGCAAGGGCAGCTCAATCAATGATTTGATTGATAACTTCACCCTTGACACAAACAGCTTGGTTGAGGAGCACCCAGAAGTGTCATTGCATCTGACATTCCTCAAGACAGAG GAAACCAAGTTGAAGGCAAAACTAAAGAGGGACATCCGTGAGAGGAAGAAAGAAATCTACAACATTCTCCCAAAGTCAATCAGTGACACAATGCGCCCATGCTATGAAA GGGCGGCACAGTACACGGGAACAGACAGTCTGGAGAGTATGCGAAAGGAGCTGAGGAATCACTTGAAGACATTTAAGGAAGAAATGTTCCACAAGGCCAAGAAAGAGATGCTGGATCTCCTCAAAGAAATGAAG AAACACATTGTGGAGGAGCTGGAGCATGAACTACAAGAATCCATGAGCCAGTCACTCAAGACGCCTGACAACTTGCTCGTCCCAGGTAAAGGGAATAAACCATTGTGGTATATAACAACCATATACAGGATTATAAACCATGtagtttgggtcctggatgctgattggcttaaAAAGCATTTCAACAGTGTGTATATCAGACTACAGGTATGA
- the LOC106601861 gene encoding nuclear GTPase SLIP-GC isoform X4: MDDYVKRKLQEWVLSEYIDNFKGQQISETNFKLLLGEEKAQETLIPPWGPRLLFKKKLGELCNNEIEPSTSKMLSPCATSTPGKRNTDEANPPIAKRHCGTSLGRADDMTKGKQIMKRVRGKLQSKPADQQSSLKFKEFLSHKIKVLETDKKEVVGVFGKTGAGKSYLINSILDQGNLLPSGDVSACTSVMIQVEANMTRDGKYTAEIEFITQEEWEEELQSILAERKSEEGNDDEKEDSDGDTDEYDDADKIYALYREDGNEASVNNLMDSRHFKSIPEFLSGKKKEFKTSQAEELSRELWCYLRSDIPSNEQQYWPLVKSVTIKIPNVKDLLEHIVLIDLPGNGDCNKSRDEMWKSVVGRCTTVWIVSEINRPVSEKEAWEILDRSVSYLGHGGQCRSISFICTKTDNICVDDDMNKERDSILSRNKVAKKKVEEKFNKQPKIKVNYSAIISCLEKNPYLFYLCSYFQSPTFQEHFNIDKDFFQVFTVSSKEYRKNSVLQPEDTEIPKLQEFLRNLNDRRTKTSDYVSGAYGILSLIQGAKSSDMTDRKKEVCQVLENNLKEGLETIGQSMDEAYEAFERCLSEGVRQSVETCEKIAKDKVIEPKGRNGRGYHKVLKSLCKNNGVYKPIRKKGKKRQMEINLNDSLASCMRDLSNETFKKYFPNQGKGSSINDLIDNFTLDTNSLVEEHPEVSLHLTFLKTEETKLKAKLKRDIRERKKEIYNILPKSISDTMRPCYERAAQYTGTDSLESMRKELRNHLKTFKEEMFHKAKKEMLDLLKEMKVRPIPIPPSLPPSPARARVVDISMCKTKHHGNTLWRSWSMNYKNP; this comes from the exons ATGGACGACTATGTGAAAAGGAAGTTACAAGAATGGGTACTCAGTGAGTACATTGACAACTTTAAAG GTCAACAAATTTCAGAAACAAATTTCAAGCTCCTACTTGGTGAAGAAAAAGCTCAGGAGACCTTGATTCCACCTTGGGGACCAAGGCTTCTATTCAAAAAGAAACTTGGAGAATTATGTAACAACGAG ATTGAGCCCTCAACCAGTAAGATGCTCTCTCCCTGTGCTACCTCTACTCCAG GCAAAAGGAATACAGATGAGGCTAATCCACCAATAGCCAAACGGCATTGTGGCACTTCATTGGGAAGAGCAG ATGacatgacaaagggaaaacagatCATGAAACGGGTCAGAGGCAAACTCCAAAGCAAACCTGCCGATCAGCAAAGTTCATTGAAGTTCAAAGAATTCCTTAG CCATAAAATCAAAGTGTTGGAGACTGACAAAAAAGAGGTAGTGGGTGTATTTGGGAAGACTGGGGCTGGTAAAAGCTATTTGATTAACAGCATCTTGGATCAGGGAAATTTACTGCCCTCTGGAGATGTCAGTGCATGCACCTCAGTCATGATTCAGGTGGAGGCTAACATGACCAGGGACGGAAAATACACTGCAGAGATTGAGTTCATTACGCAAGAG GAATGGGAAGAGGAGCTTCAGTCCATCTTAGCAGAGAGAAAATCAGAAGAGGGAAATGATGACGAGAAGGAGGACAGTGATGGCGACACAGATGAATATGATGATGCTGATAAGATCTATGCATTGTACAGAGAAGATGGAAATGAGGCATCTGTGAACAATCTGATGGACAGCAGGCACTTTAAATCAATTCCAGAGTTTCTCTCAGGAAAAAAGAAAGAATTTAAAACATCTCAG GCAGAAGAACTCTCTAGAGAACTTTGGTGCTACTTACGGAGTGACATACCGAGTAACGAACAACAATATTGGCCGCTTGTGAAGTCTGTGACCATCAAGATACCAAATGTCAAAGACCTTCTGGAGCACATTGTGCTGATTGATCTTCCAGGCAATGGAGACTGCAACAAGAGTAGAGATGAGATGTGGAAATCG GTTGTTGGAAGATGCACCACCGTGTGGATTGTGAGTGAAATTAATCGACCAGTGTCAGAGAAGGAAGCTTGGGAGATCTTAGACAGAAGTGTCAGCTACTTGGGACACGGTGGACAATGTCGAAGCATCAGTTTCATCTGCACAAAAACAGACAACATCTGTGTGGATGATGACAT GAACAAAGAACGTGACAGTATATTGAGCAGAAATAAGGTTGCCAAGAAAAAGGTGGAAGAGAAATTCAACAAGCAACCAAAAATCAAGGTAAATTACAGTGCCATTATTTCATGCCTAGAAAAAAAtccttatttattttatttatgctcTTACTTTCAATCACCAACCTTTCAGGAACATTTCAACATTGACAAGGACTTTTTCCAAGTGTTTACTGTGAGTTCCAAGGAATACCGGAAGAACAGTGTTTTACAGCCAGAAGACACAG AAATACCCAAACTTCAGGAATTTCTTAGAAATCTCAATGATCGTCGCACAAAGACTTCAGATTATGTTTCTGGAGCCTATgggatactctctctgatacaagGAGCCAAAAGCAGCGACATG acagacagaaaaaaagAGGTGTGCCAGGTTCTGGAAAATAACCTGAAAGAGGGGCTCGAAACCATTGGTCAATCTATGGATGAGGCTTATGAAGCTTTTGAACGATGCCTCTCAGAAGGAGTTCGACAGTCAGTAGAAACATGTGAGAAAATTGCCAAGGATAAAGTGATAGAACCA AAGGGAAGAAATGGCAGAGGGTATCATAAGGTATTGAAGTCCTTATGCAAGAATAACGGAGTTTACAAACCAATCAGAAAAAAGGGAAAGAAAAGGCAAATGGAAATAAACCTTAATGACAGTTTGGCCTCATGTATGAGAGATCTCAGCAATGAAACGTTCAAGAAATATTTCCC AAATCAAGGCAAGGGCAGCTCAATCAATGATTTGATTGATAACTTCACCCTTGACACAAACAGCTTGGTTGAGGAGCACCCAGAAGTGTCATTGCATCTGACATTCCTCAAGACAGAG GAAACCAAGTTGAAGGCAAAACTAAAGAGGGACATCCGTGAGAGGAAGAAAGAAATCTACAACATTCTCCCAAAGTCAATCAGTGACACAATGCGCCCATGCTATGAAA GGGCGGCACAGTACACGGGAACAGACAGTCTGGAGAGTATGCGAAAGGAGCTGAGGAATCACTTGAAGACATTTAAGGAAGAAATGTTCCACAAGGCCAAGAAAGAGATGCTGGATCTCCTCAAAGAAATGAAG GTGCGACCCATTcctattcctccctccctccctccctcccccgcaCGGGCTCGTGTTGTGGACATATCTATGTGTAAAACAAAACATCATGG AAACACATTGTGGAGGAGCTGGAGCATGAACTACAAGAATCCATGA